CTGATCCTGcacccaaaagaaaaaaaaaaatcagcaaagGGCTTGATGGGCATGCTGTCATAAACCAGCTCAGGACCAGCGACAATTTTCGCACaggtatattatagtatatagATAGGACTAGTATGTATAACCAGAGTCAGTTTAGTGCATGTGACACCTTCTTAACAGTCCACAAGCGAGAGATGcaccatggataactgaggagacgtgacagtggagcaacgtgaacctgtgagttatggtctaactagtctccgtccacttattcaacgtgcttaaatatgggtaatatttcagaaaaacgctctattttaatcaatgtgtcagcttctgtTTTTGCCGGACGTGGAAGCACGGCGCATCAAAACAGCACAGAGCAAATCGTGcaggacaggaaatcgtgtacaaaattcaaaataaaacaccgggttaattttccaaataaaatgcaccgtgtttacggcggatcatatttccctcctcactacaggtctgaagtacaggtccgaggtttagatataaagttcattgtgactttgctactactgtgtgggctaacaaaataataataataataataataataataataataataataatatagtaatttcagcattctggggatataagATGTAGGTtatctgtgtttgaaatattaccatctgtatttaaactttaaatagcctaataataaaccagtgttttattgctttgcatGTCTTCCAAGCctatgataatgtgaatgaactcatgttgacaataatttgttgacacaaaagaaagagcaattgcatcactttcacctacacaggacacacagctaagtagttagttttactattagcactttattttttaattttacattaatttccatattgtgtaaaggaccggggGGAAAAAATTGGCGTGCACTTTGCTCTGCCCTCTTCTacctttgagcccctgcccctctataatcatgtgcacatccctctctctgtctctctgtgtgtgtgcgtgtgtgtgtgtgtgtgtgtgtgtgtgtgtgtgtgtgtcttgatgGGCTTGATGTTGCTTTGCGATAAGGCTTTTAGACAGCGTCGAGGTTAAGTAAGcagaccagaggcctgtacgaagctggattaacatacccaggatatctctccgttacctgggttgatttacccagacattcgtaATCTAGGATAAACTAGATGAAGCTGGTTATTAACTTGGtcattgaacccagggttttccaatctggatcactgcacgctcacataaaggggaggtgtttgcagcgtctgaccaatcacaaacatggagaaaccctgcagagctactttaccatggaggagcagacaattattcttcaacaatatgaagaattcaatcacatcatccaggccaaaagcaacactgttgctgcagcaaaagccaggaaggagtgctggcagaaaattgctgactctgttaatgctTAAAtgcatgagatcatacaatattaatttatcagacaatataaacggacagcactctgatcacacaatgccactttattacggcacagacgtttggggcagatcgcttcctcagtgcccttcctttcataagagacattaagttagtttaatattcaacattcaaaatacaaacctattatgcgcttcaaccatttgagtgaatgatgtcaaaccaactgtataaaagactaatatccctcatgtgtctcaaggcttattttacaaatatatcttttcgtcaattttttacaattacaataaataaatacagttattatgctccctgaccctttgatctcaggatgtcaaacctacagaataatatccctcatgtgcctcaaggattattttttaaatatatattttggtcaattaaaaaatgtcatctatccctaaaaactcttgctctcctaagcgctcctctcacgatccacgcaccaatgttgacaggatcttttaagaatgggcaggtcattttctaagagagctgattggtcaggaggtggtgcttgcatactcattgatctcttatccagaacataacctgctaaccctgaagttacctcgataagagaaaatccagcttcgtagtacaggcctcaggaaaAGAGGTCTTCAAACATCGACATCATGACTCCTACATCACACGCTCTTCTTGTGTGCGTGATTTTCCTCTGCGGGATGGAGGAAACAGTCCTCTCCCAGCACGGACTTTGCGCCGGGAATCAGTGTGTTGCAATTTTCCAGGAGCTTAAACATTTTTCTGAGGCGCAGACAAGATGCAAAAGCATGGGCGGAAAGTTGTTCGAGACAAACTCAGACTCGCAAGTACCGGAGAGGTTATTCAGCGGGATCAATGGTACTTTCTGGCTGGGGACTGCAAAGAAATCGGCAGGTCCCCAAAGCTGCTTTACTGTCTATGCGCTCGTGGGACATAACCTCACACATCAACAGGAGCCGTGTCAAGAGAAACTGGATGGATTTGTGTGCCAATATGAAATAGAAGAGCCTTGCAGGAGTTTAGAGGCAGAAGCGGGCGCACAGTTGAGGTACACCTCTCATCTGGGTTTCGAGGTGAAGGATTCAGCGACGTTTCCACAAGGAACCATGGCTGTAGCGGAAAGGGCTGGCGTCAAATATCCCGACACGAAGCATTTTTGTTTCTCGAAGACATGGTTGCGGGCTCCCTGGAATTGCGAGGTGTTGCAGGGCGGCTGTGAGCACGGCTGCAATTCTACAACAGGCTCTTGCAACTGTCCCACAGGGGAAACTCTCCATCCCAACAACATCACCTGCACCAAAGATCCGTGCAAAGAGTGTCAACACACGTGCCAAAAGGGGGGCGACACACACGTGTGCACGTGCAACACGGGTTACAGGCTGGCGAAAGATGGGAAGACGTGTGTGGACATCGATGAGTGCAAGGAGAAGAGCCCCTGCACAGGTGAAGGCGAGGAGTGTGAGAACACCGAGGGAGGGTATCAGTGCGTTTGCAAAGATGAATACGTGAAGGAGgatggagtgtgtgtgaatgttagtatctgttttaaatgtgagcaCATGGACTGTCAGAAATTAAATGGgatttatcagtgtgtgtgtcgaGAGGGGTTCAGAGTGGCACCGTGGGACCCCACCAAGTGTGAGATAAAATGCACCGAGCAAGCCTGTCCAACTAATTGCAAACACGAGGCCGATGAGCAGGTTTGCTACTGTCCTGAAGGCTACGTTAAAGATGTTCAAAACAACACTGTCTATTGCACAGACATCGACGAATGTGACAATAACCCGTGTGATCACAcctgtgaaaatgtgtttggtaGTTACAGCTGTACGTGCAATGAGTCTTTCGAGCTGCAAGGTAAACATAAGTGTGTACGCACGGACGACTACGATGGCGGCGCAGGCTAACCTCCAACACTCCCACCAAAACAACCACCGCCCCCAGACATCAACACCCGTAGCATCCTCCTAGGTATAACCTTGTTCATGGGTTTGTGCTTGGCACTAGTGTGTTTCGTAGTCCTAATCATGATCAAACGTTGCGGCAAACGTGAACTTTACTCCCTCTGAGAACCAGATATAGATATTTTCTATCCGCAGCAAGTGTCCACAGAGAAGTAGGCGATAAAGTTACCCAGAAAAAAGATTAGGCTATAAGGCTACTTTTTTTCCCGATAGGCTACAccttttgaaataaaataacccACATTGACATGTAGAGACGTTTGTAGCTATTGAAAACAGGAAACCACAACAAACTGTATTTTctctatatatactatataaaaacaaaacaaaaaataggcAGTTCAATTCTCAGTTCAGTTCttccaacaacaaaaaattaaaGCATTTCACTTTGCAATTCagtttcttcaaaataaagcagttCACTTTTCAATTCAGTTTCTTCAAAATAGAGCAGTTCACTTTGCaattcagttaaaaaaataaaacagttgatttgtcagtgaaaaaaatacgtcaataaagtaaaataaaaacaaaaacgtcTGCCTACTCACAATTGTGAGTAGGCAGACAACttaagttgtgtgtgtgagctgcggTCCGAGTGGGCTTTTTGTGGCGTGTGTATCCAGTTGAGAAAGGTCTATGGCGTGATGAGGTGAGTATGGTGTCGGCTGCTGTAACTATGGCGAACGGGAATATAAAACGGCCTATCTATGTTATTTTTCCCTGTCATAGTCGCGCACAGTGCTTCGTTGCTCAGACTACCCGGACTACCCGGTCACCACTGCTccaacgtctctctctctctctctctccttccgaCTCCCGGAAATAGATTCTGTTTTCCCGCGAGTAGCGTCCAGTTTCCGGTGTGGACGGGAGTTTCATCCGGTATTGTGCCGTATTAAGCATGGTATTAAACACCCCTGCAGTGAAATGTACCCCCTCGCGGGAGCGCGCACGGATCAATCAGTTGTTCGCAAACAAACGCAGGGGAAAATACCATTTTAcgattttaattatttatgatgGATTTAGAAGAGAAGAACATCGGTTACTTACAGTCTTCTTTTAAAGAGTGTAAATAACCGATGTTCTTCTCAACACAAAATCGGATAATAGCGAACGCAAAACAACACCTTTTTGTATGTTCTGTGGAAATATACCCcttacaaaatgaatgaaattgatttttttgagcAAGTTGAATGTATTTGACTTGGCGTttcataaggctaaatataatCCCAGCTTTTCTTGCAATTCATAGGTTCAAAAGTATGTGCTTTTAATTGGGTTACCTGTATATTAAGCTACTCATATAGGTCGAAACAATAGCCTTCTGATCCAGAATAGCACCTATAACGAAAATGTAATGTGGT
This genomic interval from Scomber japonicus isolate fScoJap1 chromosome 17, fScoJap1.pri, whole genome shotgun sequence contains the following:
- the LOC128376800 gene encoding thrombomodulin-like; this translates as MTPTSHALLVCVIFLCGMEETVLSQHGLCAGNQCVAIFQELKHFSEAQTRCKSMGGKLFETNSDSQVPERLFSGINGTFWLGTAKKSAGPQSCFTVYALVGHNLTHQQEPCQEKLDGFVCQYEIEEPCRSLEAEAGAQLRYTSHLGFEVKDSATFPQGTMAVAERAGVKYPDTKHFCFSKTWLRAPWNCEVLQGGCEHGCNSTTGSCNCPTGETLHPNNITCTKDPCKECQHTCQKGGDTHVCTCNTGYRLAKDGKTCVDIDECKEKSPCTGEGEECENTEGGYQCVCKDEYVKEDGVCVNVSICFKCEHMDCQKLNGIYQCVCREGFRVAPWDPTKCEIKCTEQACPTNCKHEADEQVCYCPEGYVKDVQNNTVYCTDIDECDNNPCDHTCENVFGSYSCTCNESFELQGKHKCVRTDDYDGGAG